A single window of Gammaproteobacteria bacterium DNA harbors:
- a CDS encoding class I SAM-dependent rRNA methyltransferase, which produces MSYSRLQLVKNSERRLRQGHCWIYSNEVDRKINQLTSFSAGQTVEVMDSENRFQGMATVSPNSLICARVYSRQAQQAFDAEFIKIKLQQAHALRERLGLSEYGRQCFGDADGLSGLVIDRFGGTLMVQIGTAAVEQQRDILLPLLIEIYKPTGIWWKNDSGVREVEGLPLYSEKAWGDVPDILPVREGNAIFEASLSDGQKTGWFYDHRDNRQYLAQFCQGKRVLDVFCYAGAWGIQAALAGAKEVVCVDSSAQALEFVQRNAALNNLSDSVKSLRGKALEVLRQLRDNNEMFDVIILDPPAFIKRKKDHAEGLQAYRRINELAMRLLPEGGILASASCSMHLSRDELTDAVRHAAVRSQRQAQIIKFGGQAPDHPVHPAIAETEYLKCAFVRVL; this is translated from the coding sequence ATGTCATATTCACGTCTGCAATTAGTTAAAAATAGTGAACGCCGTTTACGGCAAGGTCATTGTTGGATTTATAGCAACGAAGTTGATCGCAAAATAAATCAGCTGACTTCTTTTAGCGCGGGACAAACCGTTGAAGTGATGGACAGTGAAAATCGTTTTCAAGGCATGGCAACAGTCAGTCCGAACAGTTTGATTTGTGCGCGGGTTTATAGCCGTCAAGCGCAACAAGCTTTTGATGCTGAATTTATTAAAATAAAATTACAACAAGCCCACGCTTTGCGTGAGCGGTTAGGCTTAAGTGAATATGGCAGACAATGTTTTGGTGATGCCGATGGTTTATCGGGTTTAGTGATTGATCGTTTTGGCGGCACCTTGATGGTGCAAATCGGCACTGCGGCAGTAGAACAACAGCGCGATATTTTATTACCGTTATTAATTGAGATTTATAAACCCACCGGTATTTGGTGGAAAAACGATTCCGGCGTACGTGAAGTAGAGGGCTTACCTTTATATAGTGAAAAAGCCTGGGGCGACGTGCCTGATATTTTGCCCGTGCGTGAAGGCAATGCCATTTTTGAAGCGTCATTAAGCGATGGCCAAAAAACCGGCTGGTTTTATGATCACCGTGATAACCGCCAATACCTTGCGCAATTTTGCCAAGGCAAACGCGTGTTAGACGTATTTTGTTACGCAGGCGCGTGGGGCATACAAGCCGCATTAGCAGGCGCAAAAGAAGTAGTGTGTGTTGACAGCTCTGCACAAGCATTAGAATTTGTACAACGTAATGCTGCGTTAAACAATCTGAGTGACAGTGTAAAAAGCTTACGAGGCAAAGCCTTAGAAGTACTACGTCAACTGCGTGATAATAATGAAATGTTTGATGTGATTATTTTAGATCCACCGGCATTTATTAAACGCAAAAAAGATCACGCAGAAGGTTTGCAAGCCTATCGCCGTATTAATGAACTCGCGATGCGTTTATTACCCGAAGGCGGTATCTTAGCCAGTGCATCGTGTTCCATGCATTTAAGTCGCGATGAATTAACCGATGCCGTACGTCATGCTGCGGTGCGCAGCCAACGCCAAGCACAAATTATAAAATTTGGCGGCCAAGCACCCGATCATCCTGTGCATCCGGCGATTGCTGAAACCGAATATTTAAAATGCGCGTTTGTACGAGTTTTGTAA
- a CDS encoding DUF11 domain-containing protein — translation MSNVQVMRIVHWKALLIKCVGFIACVVCVNAAWSVPNGTVINNTAQAQYDISAAPFLNNSNTISLITSAPSTVAAMDLLQYRPGGTINQATPSQCRSGAGGPFVVSADPTYVDPGAGVLTLDPNTALPLAVNNLFAANAPIFVRVTDADQNANAAIAEIINVIVTSSVGDTEEIELRETGVNTGVFIGYVQTANVAVTLFDCALSVAADSGVNFSYTDPNDASDVISVNTLVDPFGVVFNSQTGAAVDGIVVRLIDNATNQPAIPGVDIFGDDGVSAFPNTLVTGDVATDSGGTVYNFPTGRYRFPLVVPKSYRLQVLSSSTYLAPSQVAITSLQALPNAPFALNANASYGNSFTVNPGPPLRVDIPVDPLTTQLVVQKTVNKERVELGDYLQYNISVQNTAASAALEVVLFDRMPKGFRYQAGSLRINDQVVTDPIIDNKGEQLQILLHDLSANSQTQVRYVVEVGASTIIGKAVNSAYAQILSTGIRSNLGQAAVSVTDPFLRKDGYIVGQVMTGACPDGMPGDGESQLQMRSHLSNDLVVYELTATVKKVALEKAWLELRLPSNQKLQTNSVSVNDVALPVTQVTQKNEVWLLEVPAAAISDKLANINFSAALDRQQAGRFVAEAKLLINTDLQKNAEGALAKNVMRRQPTRFAEREYVFRPIFETLTAELDNLEREQLQRIIEVMQGSEVATVSIKGYADARPIKASPQAVFANNQDLSRARAEAIAPYIRVALGLSDQQVRIEGFGTRDPVADNVSQDGQAMNRRVDITIRARVPVEPYVEEIILADSGVVTGQVRGYNETSKVSNAADLPQGVEGVRIYMEDGRYVTTDAKGRYHFEAIPAGTHVVQIDTETLPAHYRIAHCGGNTRFSGRLHSQFVELRGGDLWAADFYLQKDDKSIQQVLGKLHTSLNNDDISYTLDFDNAGATLNNVRMTLVLPEGVQYSAQSANWNNKAVTPEIMENMLIFRAGDVSGKTPHTLTFSAKLLDLAAQQASLTSRASIVFSANEQMINMPPLSTMLVTKPEAIKQQSVEIPLNFSAGKPYLTPDDKKRLDEKLPLLLELHPGKVMFSLRAPADVLLNARMQEVQRYLSEGLGVANERVIARAITENVDPQHAWLSIAVQSTQSQAFSFAAVPDSAPVSVALTPIKEQPKKLLEKKGIEQFDEAWLQQASPGVEWLLPEENFQPAIPALNVAIKHQPTDQISAFINGEPLSGLFFFGSLKNTQGTVARSYWQGIHLQEGDNTLRFEIRDANAKVIVLEKTYHFSGLPVRVEWVAEKSRLLADGQTRPVIAVRLLDRWNKPVRSGLRGQFMIAKPYLSAQRFDAMQADPLAAFDTDKAYYQVGEEGIAEIELEPTTTTGKATLQFAFNQAQTQTKIQTVDVWLSAEPRKWIVVGLAEGTTGENHTSGDDEALTLHNLHDDDSARLALFAKGTLANDWLLTTAYDSNRDMEQAFGWESNPEDHFALYGDKAIVRHEASSSDPLYLKLEKNQFYGLYGDFETGLNETELTKYNRAVTGFKSEWRADQLGYTVFATETKHRFMRDEIQGDGTSGLYHLSQNNIVLNSETIVIEVRDRFHSEQVISREELKRYYDYNIDYFDGTIYFKQAIASRSVNFNPILIVAEYETESPIEGDVTGGGRVTWYSSNKQFETGLSHIEDGTYGASGQLSGVDITVREIVGGELKLEYASSEQDEAGDLREGDATTAAYTWDNGSVTGRTYWRDQDAGFGLGQQAGSETGLTKYGVEARYRIDNAWRIDGQHFNETNKNTDAERQVTEALAHYQWQTYEISTGLRQSIDKTVLGDEYLSEQWLAGVQSRYLQGALRLRYNAELGLNGKDANPAYPDRHIIGADFDVLRQVTLYAEHEIAQGENLDTQMTRAGVRSTPWQDARLNTGVERDTNEYGPRTFAVMGLIQGFRINAAWSGDVQVDRTKTIEMPAYQFNQNAVPASGATEDFTAYSTGLTYKIDNATLVSRLEYREAETSDKLGARIGWLHDKQQAFGYALEGRWDRTDYADARFQLDSLARFSLVYRPDDRSWVHLNRLDYRYNETGNQTGNQTGNQTGNQTGNQTGDDLDNVQHESKLVENWKAYWRMSARNEMSLRYGLKWTLDRFDNEDYSGLTHYAGVEYRHDLSERWDIGTHGDILYADTANNQEYSYGVSTGWNAADNLWMTLGYNVAGFSDKDFSLAAYTAQGPYVKLRWKFDQHTLRLDD, via the coding sequence ATGAGCAATGTGCAAGTAATGCGCATTGTTCATTGGAAAGCCCTGTTGATTAAATGTGTGGGATTTATCGCATGTGTTGTATGCGTGAATGCTGCTTGGTCTGTACCCAATGGCACCGTGATTAATAATACTGCGCAAGCGCAATACGACATTAGTGCCGCGCCATTTTTAAATAATAGTAATACCATTTCATTAATTACTAGCGCACCTAGCACAGTTGCCGCGATGGATTTATTGCAATATCGTCCAGGCGGCACAATCAATCAAGCCACGCCGAGTCAATGTCGCAGTGGCGCAGGTGGACCGTTTGTTGTTTCCGCAGATCCCACGTACGTTGATCCAGGCGCAGGCGTTTTAACCTTAGATCCCAATACCGCATTGCCACTCGCAGTGAATAATTTGTTTGCTGCGAATGCACCAATTTTTGTACGCGTGACCGATGCTGATCAAAATGCTAATGCGGCGATTGCGGAAATAATTAATGTAATTGTAACTAGCAGCGTAGGCGATACCGAAGAAATAGAGTTACGTGAAACCGGTGTAAACACGGGTGTGTTTATTGGCTATGTGCAAACCGCAAATGTGGCGGTAACACTGTTTGATTGCGCATTATCCGTGGCCGCTGATAGCGGTGTGAATTTTTCTTACACCGATCCTAATGATGCCAGTGATGTGATTAGCGTGAATACGCTAGTGGATCCTTTTGGTGTCGTGTTTAACAGTCAAACCGGTGCAGCAGTCGATGGTATCGTGGTACGTTTAATTGATAATGCGACGAATCAACCAGCCATTCCGGGCGTGGATATTTTTGGTGATGATGGCGTTAGCGCATTTCCAAATACCTTAGTCACGGGTGATGTGGCAACTGATTCTGGCGGCACGGTTTATAATTTTCCTACGGGTCGTTATCGTTTTCCTTTAGTAGTGCCGAAAAGTTATCGTTTGCAAGTGTTGTCGAGCAGCACGTATTTGGCGCCGTCGCAAGTTGCTATTACTAGTTTGCAAGCCTTACCCAATGCGCCGTTTGCTTTAAATGCTAATGCATCGTACGGCAATAGTTTTACTGTGAATCCAGGACCGCCGCTGCGCGTGGATATTCCGGTTGATCCTTTAACAACGCAACTCGTAGTACAAAAAACGGTTAATAAAGAACGCGTTGAGCTCGGTGATTATCTGCAGTACAACATCAGCGTGCAAAATACAGCGGCTAGTGCTGCATTAGAAGTTGTATTGTTTGATCGCATGCCAAAAGGTTTTCGTTATCAAGCCGGTTCTTTGCGTATCAATGATCAAGTAGTTACGGATCCCATCATTGATAATAAAGGCGAACAGTTACAAATTTTATTGCATGATTTGTCTGCAAATAGCCAAACCCAAGTACGTTATGTTGTTGAAGTAGGCGCTAGTACAATAATTGGTAAAGCGGTTAACAGTGCGTATGCGCAAATATTAAGTACCGGCATTCGTTCTAACCTAGGCCAAGCCGCCGTTAGCGTGACGGATCCTTTCTTACGTAAAGATGGTTATATCGTCGGGCAAGTGATGACGGGTGCTTGTCCCGATGGCATGCCCGGCGATGGTGAGTCACAGTTACAAATGCGCAGTCATTTATCGAATGATTTGGTTGTGTACGAATTAACGGCTACGGTAAAAAAAGTTGCATTAGAAAAAGCGTGGCTTGAATTACGTTTGCCTAGTAATCAAAAATTACAAACAAATTCGGTTAGTGTTAATGACGTTGCATTGCCAGTCACTCAAGTAACGCAAAAAAATGAAGTGTGGTTGTTAGAAGTACCGGCTGCTGCGATCAGTGATAAATTAGCAAACATTAATTTTAGTGCAGCGCTTGATCGTCAACAAGCGGGGCGTTTTGTTGCGGAGGCTAAACTTTTAATAAACACAGATTTACAAAAAAATGCAGAAGGCGCCTTGGCGAAAAATGTGATGCGTCGTCAACCCACACGTTTTGCAGAACGCGAATACGTTTTCAGACCTATATTTGAAACGCTAACTGCGGAATTAGATAATTTAGAACGTGAACAATTGCAACGCATCATTGAAGTCATGCAAGGCAGTGAAGTGGCAACTGTTAGCATCAAAGGTTATGCCGATGCGCGTCCTATAAAAGCCTCGCCACAAGCGGTGTTTGCCAATAATCAAGATTTATCGCGCGCACGCGCAGAAGCCATCGCACCGTATATTCGAGTTGCCTTAGGTTTAAGCGATCAACAAGTGCGCATCGAAGGATTTGGTACGCGTGATCCGGTTGCGGATAACGTCAGTCAAGATGGTCAAGCGATGAATCGTCGCGTGGATATCACAATACGTGCGCGTGTCCCGGTTGAACCTTATGTTGAAGAAATCATTTTAGCCGATAGCGGTGTTGTCACAGGTCAAGTGCGCGGTTATAACGAAACCAGCAAAGTAAGCAATGCGGCAGATTTACCGCAAGGTGTCGAAGGCGTGCGCATTTATATGGAAGATGGTCGTTATGTTACGACCGATGCTAAAGGTCGTTATCATTTCGAAGCAATTCCCGCTGGCACGCATGTTGTGCAAATTGATACTGAAACTTTGCCCGCGCATTATCGTATCGCGCATTGTGGCGGTAATACACGTTTTAGCGGTCGATTACATTCGCAGTTTGTAGAATTACGCGGTGGTGATCTATGGGCGGCCGATTTTTATTTACAAAAAGATGATAAAAGCATTCAGCAAGTATTAGGAAAATTGCATACCTCGTTAAATAACGACGACATAAGTTATACGCTGGATTTTGATAATGCGGGCGCCACTTTAAATAACGTACGGATGACGCTCGTTTTACCTGAAGGCGTGCAATATTCAGCGCAATCGGCTAATTGGAATAATAAAGCGGTAACACCAGAAATAATGGAAAACATGCTGATTTTTCGCGCGGGTGATGTCAGTGGCAAAACACCGCACACATTAACTTTTTCAGCAAAATTATTAGACCTTGCTGCGCAACAAGCCAGCTTGACCAGTCGTGCAAGCATTGTGTTTTCCGCTAATGAACAAATGATTAATATGCCACCTTTAAGCACGATGTTGGTTACTAAGCCCGAAGCGATTAAGCAACAGTCCGTAGAGATCCCATTGAATTTTTCGGCGGGTAAACCTTATTTAACGCCTGATGATAAAAAACGCTTAGATGAAAAATTACCGCTGTTGTTAGAGTTGCATCCGGGCAAAGTCATGTTCTCCTTAAGAGCACCTGCGGATGTTTTATTGAATGCGCGTATGCAAGAAGTACAGCGTTATTTGTCAGAAGGTTTAGGCGTTGCGAATGAACGCGTCATTGCACGTGCTATTACAGAAAATGTTGATCCGCAACACGCATGGTTAAGCATTGCCGTGCAAAGCACTCAAAGTCAAGCATTTTCATTTGCGGCCGTTCCTGATAGTGCGCCAGTGAGTGTTGCGTTAACACCGATTAAAGAACAGCCTAAAAAATTACTTGAGAAAAAAGGCATTGAACAATTCGATGAAGCATGGTTGCAACAAGCAAGCCCTGGCGTTGAATGGTTGTTGCCAGAAGAAAATTTCCAGCCTGCAATACCGGCGTTGAATGTCGCGATTAAGCATCAACCCACAGATCAAATCAGCGCGTTTATTAATGGTGAGCCTTTAAGCGGATTATTTTTCTTTGGCAGTTTAAAAAATACTCAAGGCACCGTGGCGCGTAGTTATTGGCAAGGCATTCATTTGCAAGAAGGTGATAACACTTTGCGTTTTGAAATACGTGATGCCAATGCGAAAGTGATTGTCTTAGAAAAAACTTACCACTTTTCAGGTTTGCCGGTACGGGTTGAATGGGTAGCAGAAAAATCTAGATTGTTGGCGGATGGTCAAACACGTCCGGTGATTGCAGTGCGCTTATTAGATCGTTGGAACAAGCCCGTGCGTAGCGGTCTACGCGGACAGTTTATGATTGCTAAACCTTATTTAAGCGCGCAACGATTTGATGCAATGCAAGCTGATCCATTGGCGGCTTTTGATACTGACAAAGCTTATTATCAAGTGGGCGAAGAAGGTATTGCTGAAATTGAATTGGAACCTACTACTACAACCGGCAAAGCCACTTTGCAATTTGCTTTTAATCAAGCGCAAACTCAAACCAAAATTCAAACGGTCGATGTCTGGTTAAGTGCCGAGCCGCGCAAGTGGATTGTGGTTGGTTTAGCCGAAGGCACGACGGGTGAGAATCATACTAGCGGCGACGATGAAGCGTTAACCTTGCATAACTTACACGATGACGATTCAGCGCGTTTGGCATTGTTTGCTAAAGGCACGCTGGCCAATGATTGGTTGTTGACGACGGCTTATGATTCTAATCGTGATATGGAACAAGCTTTCGGTTGGGAATCAAATCCAGAAGATCATTTTGCTTTGTATGGTGATAAAGCGATCGTGCGCCATGAAGCATCGAGTAGCGATCCTTTGTATTTAAAATTAGAAAAAAATCAGTTTTATGGCTTATATGGCGATTTTGAAACGGGTTTAAATGAAACCGAGTTAACTAAATATAATCGCGCAGTCACCGGTTTTAAATCCGAGTGGCGTGCCGATCAGTTGGGTTATACGGTGTTTGCTACTGAAACCAAGCATCGCTTCATGCGTGATGAAATTCAAGGTGATGGCACGTCTGGCTTATATCATTTAAGTCAAAATAACATTGTGCTGAATAGTGAAACAATTGTTATTGAAGTACGTGATCGTTTTCATTCTGAACAGGTTATTAGTCGCGAAGAATTAAAACGGTATTACGATTACAACATCGATTACTTTGACGGTACGATTTATTTCAAACAAGCCATCGCGAGCCGCAGTGTTAATTTTAATCCTATTTTGATTGTTGCCGAATACGAAACAGAATCGCCCATAGAAGGCGACGTCACCGGTGGTGGTCGTGTGACTTGGTATAGTTCCAATAAACAATTTGAAACAGGCTTGTCACATATTGAAGACGGCACCTATGGTGCGAGCGGACAATTAAGTGGGGTTGATATCACGGTGCGTGAGATTGTCGGCGGTGAATTAAAATTGGAATATGCAAGCTCCGAACAAGATGAAGCAGGTGATCTGCGTGAAGGAGATGCAACTACTGCCGCGTATACATGGGATAACGGCAGTGTGACGGGTCGTACTTATTGGCGCGATCAAGATGCAGGTTTTGGTTTGGGTCAACAAGCGGGCAGTGAAACGGGTTTAACAAAATACGGTGTAGAAGCGCGTTACAGAATTGATAATGCATGGCGCATTGATGGTCAGCATTTTAATGAAACGAATAAAAACACCGATGCTGAGCGTCAAGTCACTGAAGCGTTGGCTCATTATCAATGGCAAACCTATGAAATAAGCACCGGCTTGCGTCAATCGATTGATAAAACAGTATTAGGTGATGAGTATCTATCCGAACAATGGTTAGCCGGTGTGCAGTCACGTTATTTACAAGGTGCGCTACGTTTGCGTTATAACGCAGAATTAGGTTTGAATGGTAAAGATGCAAACCCTGCTTATCCTGATCGTCACATCATCGGCGCTGATTTTGATGTGTTACGACAAGTGACCTTGTATGCAGAACATGAAATTGCGCAAGGTGAAAATTTAGATACACAAATGACCCGTGCCGGTGTGCGCAGTACGCCGTGGCAAGATGCACGACTCAACACCGGCGTAGAACGCGACACTAACGAATATGGACCACGAACTTTTGCCGTGATGGGTTTGATCCAAGGCTTCCGAATTAATGCAGCATGGAGCGGTGATGTACAAGTAGATCGTACTAAGACGATTGAAATGCCGGCATATCAATTTAATCAAAATGCAGTGCCCGCGAGTGGTGCAACAGAAGATTTCACGGCTTATTCAACCGGACTTACGTATAAAATTGACAACGCAACGTTAGTGAGTCGTCTTGAATATCGTGAGGCGGAGACTAGCGACAAACTAGGCGCGCGCATCGGTTGGTTGCACGATAAGCAACAGGCTTTTGGTTATGCGCTGGAAGGTCGTTGGGATCGTACGGATTATGCCGACGCGCGTTTTCAATTAGATAGCTTGGCGCGGTTCTCACTCGTGTATCGTCCCGATGATCGTAGTTGGGTGCATTTAAATCGCTTGGATTATCGTTACAACGAAACTGGTAATCAAACTGGTAATCAAACTGGTAATCAAACTGGTAATCAAACTGGTAATCAAACGGGTGACGATTTAGATAATGTACAGCATGAAAGTAAATTGGTTGAAAATTGGAAAGCATATTGGCGCATGAGCGCACGTAATGAAATGAGTTTGCGTTATGGTTTGAAATGGACTTTGGATCGTTTTGATAACGAAGACTATAGCGGATTGACTCATTATGCCGGGGTTGAATATCGTCACGATCTTTCTGAGCGTTGGGACATCGGCACGCATGGCGATATCTTGTATGCAGATACCGCGAATAACCAAGAATATTCATACGGCGTTTCCACCGGCTGGAATGCGGCGGACAATTTATGGATGACCTTGGGTTATAACGTTGCCGGTTTTAGTGACAAGGATTTTTCATTAGCGGCTTATACGGCGCAAGGTCCTTATGTAAAATTACGCTGGAAGTTTGATCAGCACACCTTACGTTTAGACGATTAA